One segment of Podarcis muralis chromosome 17, rPodMur119.hap1.1, whole genome shotgun sequence DNA contains the following:
- the LOC144325984 gene encoding atrial natriuretic peptide receptor 1-like: MMMRYDNTISPQQVTIFFSDVVGFTSIAASCTPLQVVEMLNNLYVCFDTRIESYDVYKVETIGDAYMVVSGLPERNGTKHADEIAKMALDLVAAVRQVVIPHMPSGKLQLRAGIHTGPCVAGVVGHKMPRYCLFGDTVNTASRMESTSLPQKIHISSATYLALLKDDAYDIELRGEIEVKGKGKMKTYWLLGNKNYSIQNDSLVCHWNPALSQKKKMELSLASIQKVWR, from the exons ATGATGATGAGGTATGATAATACCATCTCCCCACAACAGGTAACCATCTTCTTCTCGGACGTCGTGGGCTTCACCAGCATCGCCGCCTCCTGCACCCCGTTACAGGTGGTTGAGATGCTCAACAACCTCTATGTCTGCTTCGATACCCGGATCGAATCCTACGACGTTTACAAG GTGGAGACCATCGGGGATGCCTACATGGTCGTGAGCGGCTTGCCAGAGAGGAACGGCACAAAGCATGCCGATGAGATCGCCAAGATGGCTCTGGACTTGGTGGCCGCCGTCCGGCAAGTTGTGATACCCCACATGCCCAGCGGCAAACTGCAGCTACGGGCCGGGATTCACACAG GTCCGTGTGTGGCTGGCGTCGTCGGCCACAAAATGCCTCGGTATTGCCTCTTTGGTGACACGGTGAACACGGCCTCTCGTATGGAGTCCACCAGTTTGC CTCAGAAGATTCACATCAGTTCGGCCACATACCTTGCGCTGCTGAAGGACGATGCCTATGACATCGAGCTGAGAGGGGAGATTGAAGTGAAG GGAAAAGGGAAAATGAAGACTTACTGGCTGCTTGGGAATAAGAATTACAGCATCCAGAACGATAGCCTCGTGTGCCACTGGAATCCGGCGTTATCACAGAAGAAAAAGATGGAACTCAGCCTCGCCTCCATCCAGAAAGTATGGCGTTGA